The following coding sequences lie in one Apium graveolens cultivar Ventura chromosome 3, ASM990537v1, whole genome shotgun sequence genomic window:
- the LOC141712325 gene encoding uncharacterized protein LOC141712325 isoform X1 has translation MELNGFEPIFKQPKTEWSDLNSTRLKPIMVCVDAPDSSKLRIEATDFDSITWETILSVDQLDDMRDTIGIGGPWSEFVAYVIASIQSEETKLVFEGKSEDDGPAYAKLIAQKSKGLPKITFSLHKLKAAAATVARRNVSFTLFGAFETCQSLLVKEKEAGYKLKELFAAEQEKNQNLKTKLDSVSSSKRHKSQNVTEEGLGTSQSLSGNTLLNTAVENKQGNQKLGLSKVPKRVVPAYRQKLEELFCKTLKMMQIIKVETRIVA, from the exons ATGGAATTGAATGGATTTGAACCCATTTTCAAGCAACCCAAAACAGAGTGGTCTGACCTGAATTCGACCCGTTTGAAACCAATTATGGTATGTGTGGATGCTCCAGATTCTTCAAAGCTCCGAATTGAAGCTACTGATTTTGATTCAATTACTTGGGAGACTATTCTTTCAGTTGATCAGCTTGACGACATG AGAGATACCATTGGAATTGGGGGACCGTGGTCTGAGTTTGTAGCTTATGTCATTGCTTCCATTCAATCTGAAGAGACAAAGCTTGTTTTCGAGGGAAAATCAGAGGATGATG GTCCTGCATATGCAAAACTAATTGCTCAGAAATCGAAAGGGTTGCCAAAAATTACCTTTTCTCTTCATAAACTCAAGGCTGCTGCTGCGACTGTGGCAAGGAGAAATGTTTCTTTCACACTTTTTGGAGCATTTGAAACCTGCCAGAGTTTACTTGTAAAAG AGAAAGAGGCTGGGTACAAACTGAAGGAACTGTTTGCAGCTGAACAG GAAAAGAATCAGAATCTCAAGACAAAACTTGATTCAGTCTCGTCTTCCAAAAGGCACAAGTCACAGAATGTGACAGAGGAAGGATTAGGAACCTCACAATCTCTCTCTGGTAACACTTTACTAAATACTGCAG TTGAAAACAAGCAAGGAAACCAGAAACTGGGTTTAAGCAAAGTACCTAAACGTGTTGTACCAGCATATC GTCAAAAGTTAGAGGAGTTATTTTGCAAGACACTGAAGATGATGCAGATAATTAAAGTGGAAACCCGAATTGTAGCTTGA
- the LOC141712325 gene encoding uncharacterized protein LOC141712325 isoform X2, whose product MELNGFEPIFKQPKTEWSDLNSTRLKPIMVCVDAPDSSKLRIEATDFDSITWETILSVDQLDDMRDTIGIGGPWSEFVAYVIASIQSEETKLVFEGKSEDDGPAYAKLIAQKSKGLPKITFSLHKLKAAAATVARRNVSFTLFGAFETCQSLLVKEKEAGYKLKELFAAEQEKNQNLKTKLDSVSSSKRHKSQNVTEEGLGTSQSLSGNTLLNTAVENKQGNQKLGLSKVPKRVVPAYRRSKVRGVILQDTEDDADN is encoded by the exons ATGGAATTGAATGGATTTGAACCCATTTTCAAGCAACCCAAAACAGAGTGGTCTGACCTGAATTCGACCCGTTTGAAACCAATTATGGTATGTGTGGATGCTCCAGATTCTTCAAAGCTCCGAATTGAAGCTACTGATTTTGATTCAATTACTTGGGAGACTATTCTTTCAGTTGATCAGCTTGACGACATG AGAGATACCATTGGAATTGGGGGACCGTGGTCTGAGTTTGTAGCTTATGTCATTGCTTCCATTCAATCTGAAGAGACAAAGCTTGTTTTCGAGGGAAAATCAGAGGATGATG GTCCTGCATATGCAAAACTAATTGCTCAGAAATCGAAAGGGTTGCCAAAAATTACCTTTTCTCTTCATAAACTCAAGGCTGCTGCTGCGACTGTGGCAAGGAGAAATGTTTCTTTCACACTTTTTGGAGCATTTGAAACCTGCCAGAGTTTACTTGTAAAAG AGAAAGAGGCTGGGTACAAACTGAAGGAACTGTTTGCAGCTGAACAG GAAAAGAATCAGAATCTCAAGACAAAACTTGATTCAGTCTCGTCTTCCAAAAGGCACAAGTCACAGAATGTGACAGAGGAAGGATTAGGAACCTCACAATCTCTCTCTGGTAACACTTTACTAAATACTGCAG TTGAAAACAAGCAAGGAAACCAGAAACTGGGTTTAAGCAAAGTACCTAAACGTGTTGTACCAGCATATCGCAG GTCAAAAGTTAGAGGAGTTATTTTGCAAGACACTGAAGATGATGCAGATAATTAA
- the LOC141712325 gene encoding uncharacterized protein LOC141712325 isoform X3: MELNGFEPIFKQPKTEWSDLNSTRLKPIMVCVDAPDSSKLRIEATDFDSITWETILSVDQLDDMRDTIGIGGPWSEFVAYVIASIQSEETKLVFEGKSEDDGPAYAKLIAQKSKGLPKITFSLHKLKAAAATVARRNVSFTLFGAFETCQSLLVKEKEAGYKLKELFAAEQEKNQNLKTKLDSVSSSKRHKSQNVTEEGLGTSQSLSVENKQGNQKLGLSKVPKRVVPAYRQKLEELFCKTLKMMQIIKVETRIVA, translated from the exons ATGGAATTGAATGGATTTGAACCCATTTTCAAGCAACCCAAAACAGAGTGGTCTGACCTGAATTCGACCCGTTTGAAACCAATTATGGTATGTGTGGATGCTCCAGATTCTTCAAAGCTCCGAATTGAAGCTACTGATTTTGATTCAATTACTTGGGAGACTATTCTTTCAGTTGATCAGCTTGACGACATG AGAGATACCATTGGAATTGGGGGACCGTGGTCTGAGTTTGTAGCTTATGTCATTGCTTCCATTCAATCTGAAGAGACAAAGCTTGTTTTCGAGGGAAAATCAGAGGATGATG GTCCTGCATATGCAAAACTAATTGCTCAGAAATCGAAAGGGTTGCCAAAAATTACCTTTTCTCTTCATAAACTCAAGGCTGCTGCTGCGACTGTGGCAAGGAGAAATGTTTCTTTCACACTTTTTGGAGCATTTGAAACCTGCCAGAGTTTACTTGTAAAAG AGAAAGAGGCTGGGTACAAACTGAAGGAACTGTTTGCAGCTGAACAG GAAAAGAATCAGAATCTCAAGACAAAACTTGATTCAGTCTCGTCTTCCAAAAGGCACAAGTCACAGAATGTGACAGAGGAAGGATTAGGAACCTCACAATCTCTCTCTG TTGAAAACAAGCAAGGAAACCAGAAACTGGGTTTAAGCAAAGTACCTAAACGTGTTGTACCAGCATATC GTCAAAAGTTAGAGGAGTTATTTTGCAAGACACTGAAGATGATGCAGATAATTAAAGTGGAAACCCGAATTGTAGCTTGA
- the LOC141712325 gene encoding uncharacterized protein LOC141712325 isoform X4: MELNGFEPIFKQPKTEWSDLNSTRLKPIMVCVDAPDSSKLRIEATDFDSITWETILSVDQLDDMRDTIGIGGPWSEFVAYVIASIQSEETKLVFEGKSEDDGPAYAKLIAQKSKGLPKITFSLHKLKAAAATVARRNVSFTLFGAFETCQSLLVKEKEAGYKLKELFAAEQEKNQNLKTKLDSVSSSKRHKSQNVTEEGLGTSQSLSVENKQGNQKLGLSKVPKRVVPAYRRSKVRGVILQDTEDDADN, encoded by the exons ATGGAATTGAATGGATTTGAACCCATTTTCAAGCAACCCAAAACAGAGTGGTCTGACCTGAATTCGACCCGTTTGAAACCAATTATGGTATGTGTGGATGCTCCAGATTCTTCAAAGCTCCGAATTGAAGCTACTGATTTTGATTCAATTACTTGGGAGACTATTCTTTCAGTTGATCAGCTTGACGACATG AGAGATACCATTGGAATTGGGGGACCGTGGTCTGAGTTTGTAGCTTATGTCATTGCTTCCATTCAATCTGAAGAGACAAAGCTTGTTTTCGAGGGAAAATCAGAGGATGATG GTCCTGCATATGCAAAACTAATTGCTCAGAAATCGAAAGGGTTGCCAAAAATTACCTTTTCTCTTCATAAACTCAAGGCTGCTGCTGCGACTGTGGCAAGGAGAAATGTTTCTTTCACACTTTTTGGAGCATTTGAAACCTGCCAGAGTTTACTTGTAAAAG AGAAAGAGGCTGGGTACAAACTGAAGGAACTGTTTGCAGCTGAACAG GAAAAGAATCAGAATCTCAAGACAAAACTTGATTCAGTCTCGTCTTCCAAAAGGCACAAGTCACAGAATGTGACAGAGGAAGGATTAGGAACCTCACAATCTCTCTCTG TTGAAAACAAGCAAGGAAACCAGAAACTGGGTTTAAGCAAAGTACCTAAACGTGTTGTACCAGCATATCGCAG GTCAAAAGTTAGAGGAGTTATTTTGCAAGACACTGAAGATGATGCAGATAATTAA